A window from Fundidesulfovibrio magnetotacticus encodes these proteins:
- a CDS encoding IMP cyclohydrolase — protein MELLPIRRAILSVTDKSGLAEFAAFLHQHGVELVSTGGTKKAMADAGLPVTAVDSVTGFPEMLGGRVKTLHPHIHAGILADKDDPEHLKTLEAFKLQPFDLICVNLYDFAKAAASGANLKQAVEQIDIGGPTMLRASAKNLHSILVVPSAEHYARVTAELSANAKNGTLHAPLALRRDLAVDTFRRTSAYDAMISDYLGRAPQ, from the coding sequence ATGGAACTCTTGCCCATCCGCAGGGCCATCCTCTCCGTCACCGACAAGTCCGGCCTGGCCGAATTCGCGGCCTTCCTCCACCAGCACGGCGTGGAGCTCGTCTCCACCGGCGGCACCAAAAAGGCCATGGCCGACGCGGGCCTGCCCGTCACCGCCGTGGATTCCGTCACCGGCTTCCCCGAAATGCTCGGCGGACGCGTCAAAACCCTGCACCCCCACATCCACGCGGGCATCCTGGCCGACAAGGACGACCCCGAGCACCTGAAGACCCTCGAGGCCTTCAAGCTCCAACCCTTCGATCTCATCTGCGTCAACCTCTACGACTTCGCCAAGGCCGCCGCCTCCGGGGCCAACCTCAAGCAGGCCGTGGAACAGATCGACATCGGCGGCCCCACCATGCTGCGCGCCTCCGCCAAGAACCTGCACTCCATTCTGGTGGTGCCCTCGGCCGAACACTACGCGCGCGTCACCGCCGAACTGTCGGCCAACGCCAAGAACGGAACCCTCCACGCCCCCCTGGCCCTGCGCCGCGATCTGGCCGTGGACACCTTCCGCCGCACCTCCGCCTACGACGCCATGATCTCCGACTACCTCGGGCGCGCCCCCCAGTAG
- a CDS encoding tetratricopeptide repeat protein: MSGHLDYEINKELGECYLFMGDLDKAEEYYRKAMNSNGIHPDPYMGLATIAVHRGDLDAAFGFYRKAANVEATDKSLSGMALIEMERGEHEAAFGHFAQALDHNPENMVALYSLIRLGHAMDRVDEVVPHLEDCLAVDPLKHDIRYSLAGCLITAGRPEEAREHLERILQQEPSYARAVELKEHLEAQAA, encoded by the coding sequence ATGAGCGGTCATCTGGATTATGAAATCAACAAGGAACTGGGCGAGTGCTACCTGTTCATGGGCGACCTGGACAAGGCGGAGGAATACTACCGCAAGGCCATGAACTCCAACGGCATCCACCCGGACCCCTACATGGGCCTGGCCACCATCGCCGTGCACCGTGGAGATCTTGACGCGGCCTTCGGCTTCTATCGCAAGGCCGCCAACGTGGAGGCCACCGACAAGTCCCTCTCGGGCATGGCGCTCATCGAGATGGAGCGCGGCGAGCACGAGGCCGCCTTCGGCCACTTCGCCCAGGCCCTGGACCACAATCCCGAGAACATGGTGGCCCTCTACAGCCTGATCCGCCTGGGACACGCCATGGACCGCGTGGACGAGGTGGTGCCCCACCTCGAGGACTGCCTGGCCGTGGACCCCCTGAAGCACGACATCCGCTACTCCCTGGCCGGCTGCCTCATCACCGCCGGACGCCCCGAAGAGGCCCGGGAGCACCTGGAGCGCATCCTCCAGCAGGAGCCCTCCTACGCGCGCGCAGTCGAACTCAAGGAGCATCTGGAGGCCCAGGCCGCCTAG
- the flgB gene encoding flagellar basal body rod protein FlgB, which yields MPDIYGANTDLIAKVMDLRIERQNLVMSNLANMNIPGYKARSIDFEGALQDAVGTQEMKTAVTRTNAAHVPGPYDVNGYQADVVKEFKPRTIYGADAVDLDKEMAAMAKNSLMYNSLTTVMQKGFEGIQKVIMDGGK from the coding sequence ATGCCGGACATCTACGGAGCCAACACCGACCTCATCGCCAAGGTCATGGACCTGCGCATCGAGCGTCAAAACCTCGTCATGTCCAACCTGGCCAACATGAACATCCCGGGCTACAAGGCCCGCTCCATCGACTTCGAGGGCGCGCTCCAGGATGCCGTGGGCACTCAGGAGATGAAGACCGCCGTCACCCGCACCAACGCCGCCCACGTGCCGGGCCCCTACGACGTGAACGGCTACCAGGCCGACGTGGTGAAGGAGTTCAAGCCCCGCACCATCTACGGAGCCGACGCCGTGGACCTGGACAAGGAAATGGCGGCCATGGCCAAGAACTCGCTCATGTACAACTCGCTGACCACCGTGATGCAGAAGGGCTTCGAAGGCATCCAGAAGGTCATCATGGACGGAGGCAAGTAA
- the flgC gene encoding flagellar basal body rod protein FlgC, which translates to MDFMTALDIGASALTAQRTYMNVISMNLANAKTTRTMDGQGPYQRKSVALQSTQATPFGKAMNAALTQELQGVRVTGIVADQRPPKQVYEPGHPDADQNGYVQYPDINVVEEMANMIQATRGYEANTTSVNTIKAMYNKALEIGR; encoded by the coding sequence ATGGACTTCATGACAGCCCTCGACATCGGCGCTTCGGCCCTCACGGCCCAGCGCACCTACATGAACGTCATTTCCATGAACCTGGCCAACGCCAAGACCACGCGCACCATGGACGGCCAGGGGCCCTACCAGCGCAAGTCCGTGGCGCTGCAGTCCACCCAGGCCACGCCCTTCGGCAAGGCCATGAACGCCGCGCTCACCCAGGAGCTGCAGGGCGTGCGCGTCACGGGCATCGTGGCCGACCAGCGCCCGCCCAAGCAGGTCTACGAGCCCGGGCACCCCGACGCCGACCAGAACGGTTACGTGCAATACCCCGACATCAACGTGGTGGAAGAGATGGCCAACATGATCCAGGCCACCCGCGGCTACGAAGCCAACACCACCAGCGTGAACACCATCAAGGCCATGTACAACAAGGCCCTGGAAATCGGACGCTAG
- the fliE gene encoding flagellar hook-basal body complex protein FliE: MAISPIALNAYRSAMGQTQGGMSIQKQVEGAVGSGASQTGFVDTLKNSVAEVNAEQLKKDRMVASFATGENQNVHELMIQLQKAGVAMSMTSAVRGKVLDMYRELVKMPF, from the coding sequence ATGGCCATCAGCCCCATCGCCCTCAACGCCTACCGCTCCGCCATGGGCCAGACCCAGGGCGGCATGTCCATCCAGAAGCAGGTGGAGGGCGCCGTCGGTTCCGGCGCGTCCCAGACCGGCTTCGTGGACACCCTCAAGAACTCCGTGGCCGAAGTGAACGCCGAACAGCTCAAGAAGGACCGCATGGTGGCCTCCTTCGCCACAGGCGAGAACCAGAACGTCCACGAGCTGATGATCCAGCTTCAGAAGGCCGGGGTGGCCATGTCCATGACCAGCGCCGTGCGCGGCAAGGTCCTCGACATGTACCGCGAACTGGTCAAGATGCCCTTCTAG